The following are encoded together in the Bradyrhizobium genosp. L genome:
- a CDS encoding sensor histidine kinase, with product MLPLIVFAIGIVFHNYRQDRADATQRVLETARNIRLVLDSEMQRMTGGLQVLALTNSLRNGDFNSFRRVALGFLDQYGKDGVVLVADRTGRQLFSSITPDTASLPPRNNLDIVEKVFSTRQPVYSNLFFGAVKRRLIITVEVPVLRDGEVVYDISFSPPLDVFQAIIEKQRLNQDWTISIFDSDGVNLARVPNPQATIGQRASPSLYAEMFRQNEATLATISLEGVSLITGLTRSRITGWTVASGIAESSLVGPLWRSLAITSVIGGVLLMVGLGFAVRMATTIARGEALHDLLIEELNHRVKNTLAILQSIATQTFRSASRAEREKFEGRLGALAEAHNLLSTAKWQGSDLQDVLGRVLQPYLLNAPERVRMFGPRVPLSPRLSLVLSMIVHEMATNAAKYGALSNEAGTVALDWELRDDRPGRTLRMIWTEAGGPLVTAPVQRGFGSRLIERSARDQLGGEATVDFLPGGVVYTVTGALEDDG from the coding sequence TTGCCGCTGATCGTGTTCGCGATCGGAATCGTCTTCCACAACTACCGACAGGATCGCGCCGACGCCACCCAGCGCGTGCTCGAGACCGCCCGCAACATCCGCCTCGTGCTCGACTCCGAGATGCAGCGCATGACCGGCGGGCTACAGGTGCTGGCGCTGACCAACTCGCTGCGCAATGGCGATTTCAACAGTTTCCGCCGCGTCGCGCTCGGCTTCCTCGACCAATACGGCAAGGACGGCGTGGTGCTGGTGGCCGACCGCACCGGCCGGCAGCTGTTCTCGTCGATCACGCCGGATACTGCGAGCCTGCCGCCGCGCAACAATCTCGATATCGTCGAGAAGGTGTTTTCGACCAGGCAGCCGGTTTACTCGAATTTGTTCTTCGGCGCGGTGAAGCGGCGCCTGATCATCACCGTCGAGGTGCCGGTGCTGCGCGATGGCGAGGTGGTCTACGACATCTCCTTCAGCCCGCCACTCGACGTGTTTCAGGCCATCATCGAGAAGCAGCGCCTCAACCAGGACTGGACCATCTCGATCTTCGACAGCGACGGCGTCAACCTGGCGCGGGTGCCGAACCCGCAGGCGACCATCGGTCAGCGCGCCTCGCCCTCGCTATATGCAGAGATGTTCCGCCAGAACGAGGCGACGCTGGCGACGATATCGCTCGAAGGCGTCTCGCTGATCACCGGGCTGACCCGATCGCGCATCACCGGCTGGACCGTCGCCTCGGGGATCGCCGAAAGCTCGCTGGTGGGTCCATTGTGGCGCTCACTTGCGATCACCAGCGTGATTGGCGGCGTGCTGCTCATGGTCGGGCTCGGCTTTGCCGTGCGAATGGCGACCACGATTGCGCGCGGCGAGGCGCTGCATGATCTGCTGATCGAGGAGCTCAACCACCGCGTCAAGAACACGCTGGCGATCCTGCAGTCGATCGCCACGCAAACCTTCCGCAGCGCCAGCCGCGCCGAGCGCGAGAAATTCGAGGGACGGCTCGGCGCGCTCGCCGAGGCCCACAATCTGCTCAGCACGGCGAAATGGCAGGGCTCCGACCTGCAGGACGTGCTCGGGCGCGTGCTGCAGCCCTATCTGCTCAACGCCCCCGAGCGGGTCAGGATGTTCGGACCACGGGTACCGCTGTCACCGCGGCTCTCCCTGGTGCTGTCGATGATCGTCCACGAGATGGCGACCAATGCCGCCAAATACGGCGCGCTGTCCAACGAGGCCGGCACGGTGGCGCTCGACTGGGAGCTCCGCGACGACCGCCCGGGCCGGACGCTCCGGATGATCTGGACGGAGGCCGGCGGCCCGCTGGTCACCGCGCCGGTGCAGCGCGGCTTCGGCTCCCGGCTGATCGAGCGCAGCGCCCGCGACCAGCTCGGCGGCGAGGCCACGGTCGATTTCCTGCCCGGCGGGGTCGTCTACACCGTGACCGGCGCGCTGGAGGACGACGGCTGA